The genomic stretch TAAAAAAAACAATAAGTTTTGTTAATAGTAAAAAATTATACTTTTGAAGAGAATAATTTGTGCGTTAAACTAAGACCCATTTAACTTGCATAGTTTAATCTTAGTAAAAATTGGTGAAAATCTTATTTATTGCCAATGAGCCTATCCTCAATATTCTACTTAGATGCCTCTGAGCTTATCTCTTTTTGTTCTTCATCAAGAACTTTTTTGGCTATTTTAGTAATATAAATGGTTACTGCAACCGTGGCAATAAAGCCGACCATATTAAGGATCAAACGTAATGTATCAGTATTCCCCGTTGTGGCTTCTAGGGCAGTTTTGGGTATTGAACCAATATAAACGTACATGATTGTACCGGGTAGCATTCCAAACCATGAAGCAAAGAAAAAATCTCTTAAGGATACTTTTGTCAGGCTAAAAGCATAATTTAAAAATACAAAAGGAAAAAGGGGAGATAATCGTGTTAAAGCAACTATTTTCCATCCTTCTTTTGCCACTGCGGCATCGATCGATCTAAACTTAGGTTGAGTTTCAATTTGTTTTTCTACCCATCCCCTCAAAAAATAACGTCCGATTAAAAAAGCAAGGGTTGCACCAGTAACGGATCCGATCGATACTAAGATAGATCCTTTGACTACTCCAAAAATTAATCCAGCACCTAATGTTAGCGCAGATCCTGGAATTAATACGATCGTGGCGATGATATAGATAAATATAAATCCTACAACCCCCCAAGCTCCCCATTGAGCGATCGAATCATTAATATTACTTAAAAAATTGTTGATGTGTTCAAAGATTTCCATATTGATAATTGATAATTGATAATTGACAGTTAGGAAGGATTAACAATTAATAATAAAAATTTGCTAATTTCTCCTTCTAAATTCCTCATCCCAAACTCCCTATATTCTAAAC from Geminocystis sp. NIES-3709 encodes the following:
- a CDS encoding TVP38/TMEM64 family protein, which produces MEIFEHINNFLSNINDSIAQWGAWGVVGFIFIYIIATIVLIPGSALTLGAGLIFGVVKGSILVSIGSVTGATLAFLIGRYFLRGWVEKQIETQPKFRSIDAAVAKEGWKIVALTRLSPLFPFVFLNYAFSLTKVSLRDFFFASWFGMLPGTIMYVYIGSIPKTALEATTGNTDTLRLILNMVGFIATVAVTIYITKIAKKVLDEEQKEISSEASK